In Deferribacteraceae bacterium V6Fe1, one genomic interval encodes:
- a CDS encoding transposase encodes MIGEITKNVKGKMLNTTRNLHDYLTKPQQKYILEIISGCFATRSLNLTAISGYLNEKCGIKHTLKRLQRNTFNYSHLLAISNAYNIDYALKETESDSRLIISIDGGDLVHNYGRNFELIGKVHDGSSGRIANGFHLNHAVCYSPSSKRLFSLYLDAYSSKSQDFKSENTETLNMLDKLKDKFRNKGLFVFDRGYDRGVILRYLLREDLNFVIRSTGKRHLEYKGEKMSVYKICNGIINRRYKKGGISYGYAKCYYNNRAVTVISVSFHGNKNKLYFLCEGHISSSKEAYFRIKSYFKRWKIEESYRFMKQQFGLEKCLVRKFESLKTILSLVSFCWNVLSQIEKDTIVSKLLENMAKREKFNSKGKVVCKFIYYRISDGLMNLLLSSKERLFRFREKIYESDKVCYFKLDYYFKIKEKRHRINELGKMKRKKSLLVA; translated from the coding sequence ATGATAGGTGAAATTACTAAAAATGTGAAGGGAAAAATGTTAAACACTACAAGAAACCTTCATGATTATCTCACAAAGCCGCAACAAAAGTATATTCTTGAGATTATTTCAGGTTGTTTTGCTACTCGCAGTTTAAATCTTACTGCCATATCTGGTTATTTAAATGAGAAGTGTGGAATTAAACACACATTAAAGCGGTTGCAAAGAAATACATTTAATTATTCACATCTACTTGCTATTTCAAATGCATATAATATTGATTACGCACTTAAAGAAACAGAATCAGATTCCAGGTTAATAATATCAATTGATGGTGGAGATTTGGTTCACAATTATGGTAGAAACTTTGAGCTTATTGGTAAAGTCCACGATGGTAGTAGTGGTCGTATTGCTAATGGCTTCCATTTAAATCATGCAGTGTGTTATAGCCCCAGTAGCAAACGTTTATTTTCATTATATTTAGATGCTTATAGTTCTAAATCTCAAGACTTTAAAAGTGAGAATACAGAGACCTTAAATATGCTGGATAAATTAAAAGATAAGTTTCGAAATAAGGGTTTATTTGTATTTGATAGGGGTTATGACAGGGGAGTAATTTTAAGATATCTTCTTCGAGAAGATTTAAATTTTGTTATTAGGAGCACAGGTAAGAGGCATTTAGAATATAAGGGCGAGAAGATGTCAGTATATAAAATTTGCAATGGTATAATAAACAGGCGTTACAAGAAGGGTGGTATTTCTTATGGTTATGCAAAATGTTACTACAACAATCGAGCAGTTACAGTTATTAGTGTGAGCTTTCATGGTAATAAGAATAAACTTTATTTTTTATGTGAAGGCCACATAAGTAGCAGTAAGGAGGCTTACTTTAGGATTAAATCTTATTTTAAGAGATGGAAAATAGAAGAAAGCTATAGATTTATGAAACAGCAATTTGGGCTGGAAAAGTGTCTTGTGAGGAAGTTTGAATCTTTAAAGACTATATTATCGTTAGTATCCTTTTGTTGGAATGTATTAAGCCAAATAGAGAAAGATACAATTGTTTCAAAACTTTTAGAGAATATGGCAAAAAGGGAGAAATTTAATAGTAAGGGTAAGGTTGTATGTAAATTTATTTATTATCGAATTTCAGATGGGTTAATGAACTTGTTATTATCATCTAAAGAACGACTTTTTAGGTTTAGGGAAAAGATTTATGAATCAGATAAAGTGTGTTATTTTAAATTGGATTATTATTTTAAGATTAAGGAAAAAAGACATCGGATTAATGAGTTAGGAAAAATGAAAAGAAAGAAAAGTTTACTTGTAGCTTAA
- a CDS encoding EamA family transporter has product MVGFILVVFSAFTHSCWNMLLKKSNNKYIFNYQMHLVNLFVFTIVVGFFFRDSLFLDLKTISFGLMAAVCFTLYHLCLSSSYNLTDASLAYPITTASPLLVVIWARLFIGEKVTSFGLFGILIILIGVMIIHSTKTKISLDTKGITFAVLSAMFYSFGAIVDKFGVSDRSFMLYVYSLVIFMTLFLTIQAKLRYKNHLVEFSKNKMYVLIGGVIIFMSFLSYRLGLIYMNVSYATSLRQINAVFGVLLGIYFLKEKLYFRRVVGAIIIFLGAFIIKLNI; this is encoded by the coding sequence ATGGTAGGATTTATATTAGTTGTTTTTAGTGCCTTTACTCATTCATGTTGGAATATGTTATTAAAAAAATCTAATAATAAATACATATTTAATTACCAGATGCATTTGGTTAATCTTTTTGTTTTTACAATTGTTGTTGGATTTTTTTTTAGAGACAGTTTGTTTTTAGACTTGAAAACAATATCTTTCGGGTTGATGGCAGCTGTATGTTTTACACTATATCATCTTTGTTTATCAAGTAGTTATAATCTAACTGATGCTTCACTTGCATACCCTATTACAACTGCATCACCGCTGCTGGTTGTTATATGGGCCAGACTGTTTATTGGTGAAAAAGTTACCTCTTTTGGGTTATTTGGAATATTAATAATACTTATTGGTGTAATGATAATACATTCTACCAAAACAAAAATCAGTCTTGATACTAAAGGGATAACTTTTGCCGTTTTATCTGCTATGTTTTATTCTTTTGGAGCTATTGTTGATAAGTTTGGGGTGTCTGATAGAAGTTTTATGCTATATGTTTACTCACTGGTAATTTTTATGACACTATTTTTGACTATTCAGGCAAAATTAAGATATAAGAATCATTTAGTTGAGTTTAGTAAAAATAAAATGTATGTTTTAATTGGTGGGGTAATAATATTTATGTCATTCTTGAGTTATAGACTGGGACTTATATATATGAATGTTTCTTATGCGACATCTTTGCGACAAATAAACGCTGTTTTTGGAGTATTGCTTGGAATTTATTTTTTAAAAGAAAAATTATATTTTAGAAGGGTTGTTGGTGCTATAATTATTTTTTTAGGAGCATTTATAATAAAGCTAAACATATAA
- a CDS encoding citrate (Si)-synthase: MSLKEVLAKKIEAHRPRTARLVKEYGDVKVGEVTISQVIGGMRGIKSLVTDISYLDPMEGIRFRGMTIPETFAALPKVPGSEYPYVEGFWWLLLTGDVPTMEQTLEVVADWKKRSQVPEYVWDILRTMPRDTHPMTMFSAAILAMQRESIFAKNYAAGKFNKMTCWEDMYEDCNNLLAKLPTIAAYIYRMKYKGDTPIAPNPELDWGGNFAHMMGIDKPYDDVARMYFILHSDHESGNVSAHTTHLVASALSDAYYSLSAGINGLAGPLHGLANQEVLAWTQNFMQKLGGKLPTKEELEKALWDTLNSGQVIPGYGHAVLRKTDPRYTSQREFCLKTPGLKDYPLFQLVSMIYEVAPKVLMEHGKAKNPWPNVDAQSGVIQWYYGVTEYDFYTVLFGVGRALGVLANITWDRALGYAIERPKSVTTDMLEEIAGIKK; encoded by the coding sequence ATGTCATTAAAGGAAGTATTAGCCAAGAAGATTGAAGCGCACAGACCCAGAACTGCCAGACTTGTTAAAGAGTATGGTGATGTTAAGGTTGGAGAGGTTACAATTTCGCAAGTTATTGGTGGGATGAGAGGAATAAAATCATTAGTTACAGATATTTCTTACCTTGATCCTATGGAAGGTATTCGCTTTAGAGGGATGACAATTCCTGAGACTTTTGCAGCTTTGCCAAAAGTACCAGGCTCAGAATACCCATATGTTGAAGGTTTCTGGTGGTTACTTCTTACCGGCGATGTTCCTACTATGGAGCAAACTCTCGAAGTTGTAGCTGATTGGAAAAAACGTTCACAAGTTCCTGAGTATGTTTGGGATATTTTAAGAACTATGCCAAGAGACACTCACCCTATGACTATGTTCTCAGCGGCAATTCTTGCTATGCAGAGAGAGTCTATTTTCGCTAAAAATTATGCAGCCGGTAAGTTTAATAAAATGACTTGCTGGGAAGATATGTATGAAGATTGTAATAATCTTCTTGCAAAATTACCAACAATTGCTGCTTATATCTACAGAATGAAGTATAAAGGGGATACTCCTATTGCTCCAAATCCTGAGCTTGACTGGGGTGGAAACTTTGCTCACATGATGGGCATAGATAAACCTTATGACGATGTTGCAAGAATGTATTTCATTCTTCACTCCGACCACGAATCAGGAAACGTATCAGCGCACACTACTCACCTTGTTGCTTCAGCTCTTTCTGACGCATACTACTCACTTTCAGCTGGTATCAACGGTCTTGCAGGTCCTTTACACGGTCTTGCTAACCAAGAAGTTCTTGCTTGGACACAAAACTTTATGCAAAAACTTGGCGGTAAGCTTCCTACAAAAGAGGAGTTGGAGAAAGCTCTTTGGGATACACTTAACTCAGGTCAGGTTATCCCTGGATATGGTCACGCTGTTCTTAGAAAGACTGACCCAAGATATACTTCACAAAGAGAATTCTGTCTCAAGACTCCTGGACTTAAGGACTATCCATTGTTCCAGCTTGTCAGCATGATTTACGAAGTAGCTCCAAAAGTACTTATGGAGCATGGTAAAGCTAAAAACCCATGGCCAAACGTTGACGCTCAGTCTGGTGTTATTCAGTGGTACTACGGTGTTACTGAATATGATTTCTATACTGTATTGTTTGGTGTTGGTCGTGCTCTCGGTGTTCTTGCTAATATCACTTGGGACAGGGCTCTTGGTTATGCTATTGAAAGACCAAAATCTGTTACCACTGATATGCTTGAAGAAATCGCAGGAATTAAAAAGTAA
- a CDS encoding MBL fold metallo-hydrolase, whose product MLKILGCRGTNSVYGIGFNKYGSYTSSLIATVKGTAILFDMGTGVQSIDKKDLDEITEFNIFFSHLHWDHLIGILGFKPLFYKNVRINFYISEKYGFKGIDEFLSHIYKKPFFPVGIEVFNAKLSLQVISSQKKFSFDGIEIEYIDGNHPNGALIYKIFLNGKKYVYATDYEHSEQSDNDLIEFAQGVDYLIFDTTYFPDDYDGLNDGVSKKGWGHSTYVKGCEIAKKANVKSLVLFHHNPEYSDKELERMHLLALKICPNTIIAKDGMFI is encoded by the coding sequence GTGCTAAAAATCTTAGGTTGCCGCGGTACTAACAGTGTGTATGGTATAGGATTTAATAAATATGGGTCTTACACATCATCCCTTATTGCTACAGTGAAAGGTACAGCCATTTTATTTGATATGGGGACTGGCGTTCAGAGCATAGACAAGAAGGACTTAGATGAAATTACTGAGTTTAATATTTTTTTTTCACATTTACACTGGGATCATTTAATAGGGATATTAGGGTTTAAACCCTTATTTTATAAGAATGTTAGAATTAATTTTTATATTAGTGAAAAGTATGGCTTTAAAGGGATTGATGAGTTTTTGTCACATATTTATAAAAAACCATTTTTCCCTGTTGGGATAGAAGTATTTAATGCAAAATTGAGCCTTCAAGTGATTTCAAGTCAGAAAAAATTTTCCTTTGATGGTATTGAGATAGAATATATAGATGGAAATCACCCTAACGGTGCTTTGATTTATAAGATTTTTTTAAATGGTAAGAAGTATGTTTATGCAACAGATTACGAACATTCAGAGCAATCCGATAATGATTTGATAGAGTTTGCACAAGGAGTTGATTATTTAATATTTGATACCACATATTTCCCTGATGATTATGATGGCTTGAATGATGGTGTATCTAAAAAAGGGTGGGGGCATTCTACTTATGTAAAGGGTTGCGAAATAGCCAAGAAAGCAAACGTGAAGAGTTTGGTATTATTTCATCATAACCCTGAATATTCAGATAAAGAGCTTGAAAGGATGCATTTATTGGCACTAAAAATCTGCCCAAACACAATTATTGCAAAAGATGGAATGTTCATATAG
- a CDS encoding ATP-binding protein gives MKKIACFIENYNILQKVQHYSELEEIECVNFVDNPCEIDYGFIFYITDVVDSEKKFDCGDLPVVIIGQKDSKKCVYELSESFDIIQFRMLIDTIYHGGKIGFFSDGFYPNFIHKEFIIRNNIFEVDKIVYNITKELSCFCGISDIQKLRIGLSEIITNGIEHGNLEITGDEKFESTEKGTYTDMLNERLQREDFSKRYVTVNIFYNNEYFEAKVTDMGKGFEVKKASEKNEDDLLKLHGRGIMIAKMYFDEIEYNDKGNSVKLYKRFKC, from the coding sequence ATGAAAAAAATAGCATGTTTTATTGAAAATTACAACATACTTCAAAAAGTTCAACATTATAGTGAGCTTGAAGAGATTGAGTGTGTTAATTTTGTAGATAATCCCTGTGAAATCGACTACGGCTTTATTTTTTACATTACCGATGTCGTGGATTCTGAAAAAAAATTTGATTGCGGTGATTTGCCTGTCGTTATTATCGGGCAGAAGGACTCGAAAAAATGTGTATACGAATTAAGTGAATCATTTGATATTATTCAATTTAGAATGTTGATAGACACTATTTATCATGGTGGTAAGATCGGTTTTTTTTCAGATGGGTTTTATCCAAATTTTATTCATAAAGAATTTATTATACGTAACAATATTTTTGAAGTTGATAAAATAGTCTACAATATTACAAAAGAGTTGAGTTGTTTTTGTGGTATATCAGATATTCAGAAACTTAGAATCGGGTTATCTGAAATTATTACCAACGGGATTGAGCATGGTAACCTTGAAATAACCGGAGATGAAAAATTTGAAAGTACGGAAAAAGGAACCTATACGGATATGCTGAATGAAAGGCTTCAAAGGGAAGACTTTTCTAAAAGATACGTTACTGTCAATATCTTTTACAATAATGAATATTTTGAAGCAAAAGTTACGGATATGGGTAAAGGTTTTGAGGTTAAGAAAGCCAGTGAAAAAAATGAAGATGATTTATTAAAGTTACATGGCAGAGGAATAATGATAGCTAAGATGTATTTTGATGAAATAGAATATAATGACAAAGGCAACTCCGTTAAACTATATAAGAGGTTTAAGTGCTAA